One Campylobacter concisus DNA window includes the following coding sequences:
- a CDS encoding aminotransferase class V-fold PLP-dependent enzyme: MVNLEHIRENIILKNGIYYFDFTASGLAYKPIEDEMAKILQTYANTHSISSSNAYKTAQIYEDSRRELKSLLGLDESFYLFTCGNGATGAIKKFQEILGIYAPPALKKRYALKPNENSPLVVLGPYEHHSNEISFRQALCEVEHIRLDKNGGIDFNHLEQILRINVGREIIATFSVASNVTGVLSDYRKIYTLIKSYGGIVAFDAASFSAYGNIDCDYFDALFLSPHKLLGGVGSCGLLAIKKILANSDEPTFAGGGTVSYVSKNYAIFVKDSEQLEEAGTPPILGLIRANLAYRLRNEIGFEAIYENESELGEYLEKRLAEIPELTCYHPNNAKRLPIFSFNVTGVSPYELAKVLSKEYGIQTRAGCSCAGPYGHDLLHLKEDSLFTRKPGWVRAGLHYTHTLEDVNYLVDALKNSIKKYSSSWKVDDPFSVDKISGCMGDR, translated from the coding sequence TTGGTAAATTTAGAGCATATTAGAGAAAATATAATTTTAAAAAATGGCATTTATTATTTTGACTTTACAGCTTCAGGGCTAGCTTATAAACCTATCGAAGATGAGATGGCAAAAATACTCCAAACATACGCAAATACGCACTCTATCAGCTCATCAAATGCTTATAAAACTGCTCAAATTTATGAAGATTCAAGACGTGAATTAAAAAGCTTACTAGGACTTGATGAGAGCTTTTATCTTTTTACTTGTGGCAATGGAGCTACCGGTGCGATAAAGAAATTTCAAGAAATTTTAGGAATTTATGCACCGCCAGCATTAAAAAAAAGATATGCGTTAAAGCCAAATGAAAATTCTCCGCTTGTAGTACTTGGGCCTTACGAGCATCATTCAAATGAGATAAGCTTTAGGCAAGCCCTTTGTGAGGTTGAGCATATCAGGCTTGATAAAAATGGAGGGATCGACTTTAATCATTTGGAGCAAATTTTAAGGATAAATGTTGGTCGTGAGATTATCGCAACTTTTAGCGTGGCTTCAAATGTGACTGGGGTTTTGAGCGATTATAGAAAAATTTATACTCTTATAAAATCTTATGGTGGCATTGTGGCATTTGATGCTGCAAGCTTTAGCGCTTATGGAAATATTGACTGTGACTATTTTGATGCTCTTTTTTTATCGCCACATAAACTGCTTGGTGGAGTAGGAAGTTGTGGGCTTCTTGCTATAAAAAAGATACTTGCAAACTCAGATGAGCCGACATTTGCTGGTGGTGGAACGGTAAGTTATGTTAGCAAAAACTATGCTATATTTGTAAAAGATAGTGAACAGCTAGAGGAGGCCGGTACGCCGCCTATTTTAGGACTTATAAGGGCAAATTTGGCTTATAGACTAAGAAATGAGATAGGATTTGAGGCAATATATGAAAACGAGAGCGAGCTTGGAGAGTATTTGGAAAAAAGACTAGCAGAAATTCCTGAGCTTACCTGCTATCATCCAAATAATGCAAAGCGTTTGCCGATATTTTCTTTTAACGTGACTGGTGTTTCGCCTTATGAACTAGCCAAAGTTTTAAGCAAAGAATATGGCATTCAAACGCGTGCAGGGTGTTCTTGCGCTGGGCCATATGGACATGATCTGCTTCATTTAAAAGAGGACTCACTCTTTACTCGCAAGCCAGGTTGGGTCAGAGCTGGACTTCACTATACGCATACACTAGAAGATGTGAATTATCTAGTGGACGCATTAAAAAATAGCATTAAGAAGTATTCAAGTAGTTGGAAGGTCGATGATCCTTTTAGTGTTGATAAAATTTCAGGTTGTATGGGAGATAGATGA
- a CDS encoding hydroxymethylpyrimidine/phosphomethylpyrimidine kinase, giving the protein MKNILIIAGSDSVGGAGVQADIKTCEAFSCYAATAITALTAQNTNGVSNIFATNVTNLNEQIKMVDEELNIDAIKVGMLFNKELISCVGFWLEKFYKQGIKIVIDPVCVAKSGSKLLENDAIASLKKLFKFADIITPNIDEAKVLELDSKNLPCDMILKRSTVAEICEDTLFKKNGDVIKFKEPLIKPEIMHGAGCSFASALACLLANGHTKEEAIKLAKRYILNAIKNAITTKFGKRLLNHKVGISD; this is encoded by the coding sequence ATGAAAAATATATTAATAATTGCAGGAAGTGATAGTGTTGGTGGTGCTGGCGTGCAGGCTGACATAAAGACATGCGAGGCGTTTTCTTGCTACGCAGCGACGGCTATCACGGCTCTTACAGCACAAAATACAAATGGCGTTAGCAATATCTTTGCTACAAATGTTACAAATCTAAATGAACAAATAAAAATGGTAGACGAGGAGCTAAATATAGACGCTATCAAGGTTGGAATGCTTTTTAATAAAGAGCTTATATCTTGCGTTGGTTTTTGGCTTGAAAAATTTTATAAGCAAGGCATTAAAATAGTAATAGACCCAGTTTGCGTAGCAAAATCAGGCTCAAAGCTTCTTGAAAATGACGCGATAGCAAGCTTAAAAAAACTTTTTAAATTTGCAGACATTATCACGCCAAATATCGATGAAGCCAAAGTTTTGGAGCTTGATAGTAAAAATTTACCTTGCGATATGATCTTAAAGCGAAGCACGGTTGCAGAAATTTGTGAAGATACTCTTTTTAAAAAAAATGGTGACGTAATTAAATTTAAAGAGCCACTAATAAAACCAGAGATCATGCATGGGGCTGGGTGTAGCTTTGCAAGTGCGCTGGCCTGCTTACTGGCAAATGGACACACCAAAGAAGAGGCCATAAAACTAGCCAAAAGATACATTTTAAATGCTATTAAAAATGCAATTACGACAAAATTTGGCAAACGTCTACTAAATCATAAAGTTGGCATAAGTGATTGA
- the thiE gene encoding thiamine phosphate synthase: MIEIYAISDDVLMPENLALQYTKEILECGVKFFQFRSKKIPKDERLASEIFNLCEKFGARFIVNDDILFAANIGAKSVHLGKDDASIKEAFEILGDDAYVGVSCYDSLELAIRAKQNGASYVAFGAMFKSPTKPNAPLCKAQTISQAKEMGMNVCVIGGINSSNIASVARVKPDMIALISAIYKDGTIKKNIENLQRNLLL; this comes from the coding sequence GTGATTGAAATTTACGCGATTAGCGACGATGTGTTGATGCCTGAAAATTTAGCCTTGCAATACACTAAAGAAATTTTAGAGTGTGGGGTTAAATTTTTTCAATTTCGCTCTAAAAAAATACCCAAAGATGAGAGGCTAGCTAGTGAAATTTTCAATTTATGCGAAAAATTTGGAGCCAGATTTATCGTAAATGATGATATTTTATTTGCTGCTAATATAGGGGCAAAGTCCGTGCATTTGGGAAAAGATGATGCGAGCATAAAAGAGGCGTTTGAAATTTTAGGAGATGATGCTTACGTGGGGGTTAGCTGCTATGATAGCTTGGAGCTTGCCATTAGGGCAAAACAAAATGGCGCTAGCTACGTAGCTTTTGGAGCGATGTTTAAAAGCCCAACAAAACCAAATGCGCCACTTTGCAAGGCTCAAACTATATCACAAGCAAAAGAAATGGGAATGAATGTGTGTGTCATAGGTGGCATAAACTCTAGCAACATTGCAAGTGTCGCTAGAGTAAAGCCAGACATGATCGCCTTAATATCCGCTATCTATAAAGATGGCACAATAAAGAAAAATATAGAAAATTTACAAAGAAATTTATTGCTTTAA
- a CDS encoding sensor histidine kinase: MNEHDIQAGLKSLIEQTYLIENEYKNLTSSYANLQNFIKDIVEILPNAIWVLDENDEIFLQNSEAVRLGKIFKEIPKKEGEINVDGQIYLFKTSSKDNKLIISATNITVEKRTERLASMGQVAAHLAHEIRNPVGSISLLASTLLKRADERTKPIVNQIQKATWRVERIIKATLLFTKGLNINAQIFDFSQLKKECEEAINFYDYSKDIKFSLEFPDGKYMGDLDLLAIVFQNILFNAIDAIEESDDDEGEIILSYEKTPSEHKFIIYDSGEPIKDKAIVFEPFKSSKLKGNGLGLHLCLQIIEAHKGSIEITLNPKTFCINLPIKE; this comes from the coding sequence ATGAACGAACACGATATCCAAGCTGGCTTAAAAAGCCTGATAGAGCAGACTTATCTGATAGAAAACGAATATAAAAATTTAACATCATCTTACGCAAACTTGCAAAATTTCATTAAAGATATTGTGGAAATTCTGCCAAATGCTATCTGGGTGTTAGATGAGAATGATGAGATCTTTTTACAAAACTCAGAAGCAGTAAGACTTGGTAAAATTTTTAAAGAGATACCAAAAAAAGAGGGCGAGATAAATGTAGATGGGCAAATTTATCTTTTTAAAACAAGCTCTAAAGACAATAAACTAATAATCTCTGCAACAAACATAACAGTAGAAAAACGCACCGAGCGCCTTGCCTCTATGGGCCAAGTAGCAGCTCACCTAGCCCACGAGATCAGAAATCCAGTAGGCTCTATCTCGCTTTTAGCTTCAACTCTACTTAAAAGAGCTGATGAGCGCACAAAGCCTATCGTAAATCAAATACAAAAAGCTACATGGCGAGTCGAACGCATAATCAAAGCCACTCTACTTTTCACAAAAGGCCTTAACATAAATGCACAAATTTTTGACTTTTCGCAGCTTAAAAAAGAGTGCGAAGAGGCTATAAATTTTTACGACTATTCAAAGGATATTAAATTTAGCCTAGAATTTCCAGATGGCAAATATATGGGCGACCTTGATCTACTAGCCATTGTCTTTCAAAATATTTTATTTAACGCCATTGATGCCATTGAAGAGAGCGATGATGATGAAGGAGAGATCATTTTAAGCTATGAAAAAACACCAAGTGAGCATAAATTTATCATTTATGATAGTGGCGAGCCTATCAAAGACAAAGCCATAGTTTTTGAGCCGTTTAAAAGTAGCAAGCTAAAAGGAAACGGCCTTGGACTGCACCTTTGCTTGCAGATCATAGAGGCTCACAAAGGCAGTATCGAGATCACACTAAATCCAAAAACATTTTGCATAAATTTACCAATAAAGGAGTAA
- a CDS encoding DUF234 domain-containing protein produces MKHLDINELIKFHLVFDEFDLKHSYYDVFEAIEAEILNNFLALMPKFYFESDTNDAIKSALIKLARSDRKKFNVHKILPQSLASKVYAKLFEKNFLLLEKSREVLPKRSKNQMLKKEERGYKIEDKIHFNSHFSRFWFRFIEPNLSLLKAGKNDEILAIIKKEFDEYASLGFEILCGELMAKKFLINGIFLSSFWSKNIELDMLLNIGGKIIVGEAKYKERKVCKNVLNLLLKKCEKLNIKPDIIALFSKSGFSSELRNLKDERLRLYEISDFEELLK; encoded by the coding sequence ATGAAACACCTTGATATAAATGAACTTATTAAATTTCATCTCGTCTTTGATGAGTTTGATTTAAAGCACTCATACTATGATGTTTTTGAAGCGATCGAGGCTGAAATTTTAAACAACTTCTTAGCTTTGATGCCAAAATTTTACTTCGAATCCGATACAAACGATGCTATAAAATCTGCCCTCATAAAACTTGCGCGAAGTGATAGAAAAAAATTTAACGTACATAAAATTTTACCTCAAAGCCTAGCTAGCAAAGTCTATGCAAAGCTTTTTGAAAAGAATTTTTTACTGCTTGAAAAAAGTAGAGAAGTTTTACCAAAAAGATCAAAAAACCAAATGCTAAAAAAAGAAGAAAGAGGCTATAAAATTGAGGATAAAATACATTTTAATAGCCATTTTTCAAGGTTTTGGTTTAGATTTATAGAGCCAAATTTAAGCTTGCTAAAAGCTGGTAAAAATGATGAAATTTTAGCCATCATAAAAAAGGAATTTGACGAATATGCAAGCCTTGGATTTGAAATTTTATGCGGTGAGCTTATGGCAAAAAAATTTCTGATTAATGGCATATTTTTAAGTAGCTTTTGGAGCAAAAACATAGAGCTTGATATGCTATTAAATATAGGTGGCAAGATCATAGTCGGCGAGGCAAAATATAAAGAGAGAAAGGTTTGTAAAAACGTGCTAAATTTACTATTAAAAAAATGCGAAAAACTAAATATCAAGCCAGATATTATTGCTCTTTTTTCAAAGAGTGGATTTAGTAGCGAGCTAAGAAATCTAAAGGATGAAAGGCTAAGACTTTATGAAATTAGCGATTTTGAGGAACTTTTAAAATGA